From a region of the Rhipicephalus microplus isolate Deutch F79 chromosome X, USDA_Rmic, whole genome shotgun sequence genome:
- the LOC119175931 gene encoding hexosaminidase D isoform X1, protein MFATGKLCLHQIILAMWRRKPILLFVVLVVVLLVVLLQYSSLGNHNGRGESLLASPFGMAPPAAPEQRWVGEQQQQQHKSGEAKPVKEPVHSAQKSKVFIPELRFVHFDLKGAPPKVAYLKQVFLLIREAGANGILLEYEDMFPYHGSLEPIRAKNAFKKSDIEEILAAAKENNLEVIPLVQTFGHLEFVLKLPEFRHIREADEHPTALCPSRNESFTVVSTIVDQVLELHPNVKWLHIGCDEVFHMGYCSRCMQRDREELFLTHVQRVARHVRDRHGRVPIIWDDMLRQISAEKLKPLGKLVEPMVWSYVKDVYRFISYSNWATYSEAFEAIWAASAFKGAFGETLTVPNVRMHLENNEGWLEVMNEQHAKFPHFRGIVVTGWQRYDHFATLCELFPAGLPSLILNLLVLSNGAYSTELLSRFHSLLKCSHSRSPMDLQNDPYLWQKGYGCFFPGSAVFRLTQTHSEAIKKADDYMHDVTIGKAWITEYNIRRNLTLPSRVDQVLEEHSSTLYTLTSLIHQARDVLREVFDEYTVAEWIEQNIYPWVLRLEKLWNDALSIKKTRTWPVRPLDPLPDLRRFNVGGV, encoded by the coding sequence ATGTTTGCCACAGGGAAGCTGTGCCTGCATCAGATTATTTTGGCCATGTGGCGCAGGAAGCCCATTCTACTTTTCGTGGTgctggtggtggtgctgctggTTGTGTTGCTCCAGTATAGTTCCCTGGGCAACCATAATGGACGAGGCGAGTCGTTGCTGGCCTCCCCCTTTGGCATGGCTCCTCCAGCAGCTCCTGAGCAACGGTGGGTCggcgagcagcagcagcagcagcacaagtCGGGTGAAGCCAAGCCTGTCAAGGAACCAGTACACAGTGCCCAAAAGAGCAAAGTTTTCATCCCTGAGCTGCGGTTTGTCCACTTCGACCTGAAGGGGGCACCACCTAAGGTGGCCTATCTCAAGCAGGTGTTTCTGCTCATTCGAGAAGCTGGTGCCAATGGCATCCTATTGGAGTACGAAGACATGTTTCCGTACCATGGCTCATTAGAGCCAATCCGTGCAAAGAATGCTTTCAAGAAGTCAGACATCGAAGAGATTCTGGCAGCTGCCAAGGAAAATAACCTGGAAGTGATCCCTCTGGTGCAGACATTTGGACATTTGGAGTTTGTGCTTAAGCTGCCAGAATTCAGGCATATAAGAGAAGCTGATGAACACCCAACAGCCCTGTGCCCTTCAAGGAATGAGAGCTTCACTGTAGTGAGTACCATTGTAGATCAGGTATTAGAATTGCATCCTAATGTCAAGTGGTTGCACATTGGCTGTGATGAAGTGTTCCACATGGGTTACTGTTCACGTTGTATGCAACGAGACCGGGAAGAACTGTTCCTGACTCATGTTCAGCGTGTGGCACGCCATGTAAGAGACCGTCATGGCAGGGTGCCTATTATATGGGATGACATGCTGCGTCAAATAAGTGCTGAAAAGTTGAAGCCATTGGGTAAGCTTGTAGAGCCCATGGTGTGGTCCTATGTCAAGGATGTGTACCGCTTCATCAGCTACAGCAACTGGGCTACCTACAGCGAAGCATTTGAAGCAATCTGGGCTGCCAGTGCATTTAAGGGTGCGTTTGGTGAAACTTTGACTGTGCCAAATGTACGCATGCACCTTGAAAACAACGAAGGTTGGCTTGAAGTTATGAATGAGCAGCATGCCAAGTTCCCTCACTTCAGAGGCATTGTTGTGACTGGCTGGCAGCGCTACGACCACTTTGCGACGTTGTGTGAGCTCTTTCCTGCTGGCCTGCCATCCCTGATACTCAACCTGCTGGTGCTGTCCAATGGTGCGTACAGCACTGAACTGCTGTCTCGTTTTCACAGCCTGCTCAAGTGTAGCCACTCCCGGTCGCCAATGGACCTGCAGAATGACCCATACCTTTGGCAGAAGGGCTATGGCTGCTTTTTTCCAGGTTCAGCAGTGTTCCGCCTGACGCAGACGCACAGTGAAGCCATCAAGAAGGCCGACGACTACATGCACGACGTGACAATAGGCAAAGCCTGGATCACGGAGTACAATATTCGTCGCAACCTGACGCTGCCCAGCCGCGTGGACCAAGTGCTTGAAGAACACTCGTCCACACTTTACACCCTCACCTCGCTCATACATCAAGCGCGTGACGTGCTGCGCGAAGTTTTCGATGAGTACACTGTGGCCGAGTGGATCGAGCAGAACATCTACCCGTGGGTGCTGCGCCTGGAGAAGCTGTGGAATGATGCCCTGTCCATCAAGAAGACGCGCACTTGGCCCGTGCGGCCACTCGACCCGCTGCCCGACCTTCGCCGTTTCAATGTCGGGGGAGTCTGA
- the LOC119175931 gene encoding hexosaminidase D isoform X3, whose protein sequence is MSTHEGPFRSRKPILLFVVLVVVLLVVLLQYSSLGNHNGRGESLLASPFGMAPPAAPEQRWVGEQQQQQHKSGEAKPVKEPVHSAQKSKVFIPELRFVHFDLKGAPPKVAYLKQVFLLIREAGANGILLEYEDMFPYHGSLEPIRAKNAFKKSDIEEILAAAKENNLEVIPLVQTFGHLEFVLKLPEFRHIREADEHPTALCPSRNESFTVVSTIVDQVLELHPNVKWLHIGCDEVFHMGYCSRCMQRDREELFLTHVQRVARHVRDRHGRVPIIWDDMLRQISAEKLKPLGKLVEPMVWSYVKDVYRFISYSNWATYSEAFEAIWAASAFKGAFGETLTVPNVRMHLENNEGWLEVMNEQHAKFPHFRGIVVTGWQRYDHFATLCELFPAGLPSLILNLLVLSNGAYSTELLSRFHSLLKCSHSRSPMDLQNDPYLWQKGYGCFFPGSAVFRLTQTHSEAIKKADDYMHDVTIGKAWITEYNIRRNLTLPSRVDQVLEEHSSTLYTLTSLIHQARDVLREVFDEYTVAEWIEQNIYPWVLRLEKLWNDALSIKKTRTWPVRPLDPLPDLRRFNVGGV, encoded by the exons ATGTCCACCCACGAGGGGCCTTTCCGTTCTCG GAAGCCCATTCTACTTTTCGTGGTgctggtggtggtgctgctggTTGTGTTGCTCCAGTATAGTTCCCTGGGCAACCATAATGGACGAGGCGAGTCGTTGCTGGCCTCCCCCTTTGGCATGGCTCCTCCAGCAGCTCCTGAGCAACGGTGGGTCggcgagcagcagcagcagcagcacaagtCGGGTGAAGCCAAGCCTGTCAAGGAACCAGTACACAGTGCCCAAAAGAGCAAAGTTTTCATCCCTGAGCTGCGGTTTGTCCACTTCGACCTGAAGGGGGCACCACCTAAGGTGGCCTATCTCAAGCAGGTGTTTCTGCTCATTCGAGAAGCTGGTGCCAATGGCATCCTATTGGAGTACGAAGACATGTTTCCGTACCATGGCTCATTAGAGCCAATCCGTGCAAAGAATGCTTTCAAGAAGTCAGACATCGAAGAGATTCTGGCAGCTGCCAAGGAAAATAACCTGGAAGTGATCCCTCTGGTGCAGACATTTGGACATTTGGAGTTTGTGCTTAAGCTGCCAGAATTCAGGCATATAAGAGAAGCTGATGAACACCCAACAGCCCTGTGCCCTTCAAGGAATGAGAGCTTCACTGTAGTGAGTACCATTGTAGATCAGGTATTAGAATTGCATCCTAATGTCAAGTGGTTGCACATTGGCTGTGATGAAGTGTTCCACATGGGTTACTGTTCACGTTGTATGCAACGAGACCGGGAAGAACTGTTCCTGACTCATGTTCAGCGTGTGGCACGCCATGTAAGAGACCGTCATGGCAGGGTGCCTATTATATGGGATGACATGCTGCGTCAAATAAGTGCTGAAAAGTTGAAGCCATTGGGTAAGCTTGTAGAGCCCATGGTGTGGTCCTATGTCAAGGATGTGTACCGCTTCATCAGCTACAGCAACTGGGCTACCTACAGCGAAGCATTTGAAGCAATCTGGGCTGCCAGTGCATTTAAGGGTGCGTTTGGTGAAACTTTGACTGTGCCAAATGTACGCATGCACCTTGAAAACAACGAAGGTTGGCTTGAAGTTATGAATGAGCAGCATGCCAAGTTCCCTCACTTCAGAGGCATTGTTGTGACTGGCTGGCAGCGCTACGACCACTTTGCGACGTTGTGTGAGCTCTTTCCTGCTGGCCTGCCATCCCTGATACTCAACCTGCTGGTGCTGTCCAATGGTGCGTACAGCACTGAACTGCTGTCTCGTTTTCACAGCCTGCTCAAGTGTAGCCACTCCCGGTCGCCAATGGACCTGCAGAATGACCCATACCTTTGGCAGAAGGGCTATGGCTGCTTTTTTCCAGGTTCAGCAGTGTTCCGCCTGACGCAGACGCACAGTGAAGCCATCAAGAAGGCCGACGACTACATGCACGACGTGACAATAGGCAAAGCCTGGATCACGGAGTACAATATTCGTCGCAACCTGACGCTGCCCAGCCGCGTGGACCAAGTGCTTGAAGAACACTCGTCCACACTTTACACCCTCACCTCGCTCATACATCAAGCGCGTGACGTGCTGCGCGAAGTTTTCGATGAGTACACTGTGGCCGAGTGGATCGAGCAGAACATCTACCCGTGGGTGCTGCGCCTGGAGAAGCTGTGGAATGATGCCCTGTCCATCAAGAAGACGCGCACTTGGCCCGTGCGGCCACTCGACCCGCTGCCCGACCTTCGCCGTTTCAATGTCGGGGGAGTCTGA
- the LOC119175931 gene encoding hexosaminidase D isoform X2, with amino-acid sequence MIAYVGGAPFHCRTKPILLFVVLVVVLLVVLLQYSSLGNHNGRGESLLASPFGMAPPAAPEQRWVGEQQQQQHKSGEAKPVKEPVHSAQKSKVFIPELRFVHFDLKGAPPKVAYLKQVFLLIREAGANGILLEYEDMFPYHGSLEPIRAKNAFKKSDIEEILAAAKENNLEVIPLVQTFGHLEFVLKLPEFRHIREADEHPTALCPSRNESFTVVSTIVDQVLELHPNVKWLHIGCDEVFHMGYCSRCMQRDREELFLTHVQRVARHVRDRHGRVPIIWDDMLRQISAEKLKPLGKLVEPMVWSYVKDVYRFISYSNWATYSEAFEAIWAASAFKGAFGETLTVPNVRMHLENNEGWLEVMNEQHAKFPHFRGIVVTGWQRYDHFATLCELFPAGLPSLILNLLVLSNGAYSTELLSRFHSLLKCSHSRSPMDLQNDPYLWQKGYGCFFPGSAVFRLTQTHSEAIKKADDYMHDVTIGKAWITEYNIRRNLTLPSRVDQVLEEHSSTLYTLTSLIHQARDVLREVFDEYTVAEWIEQNIYPWVLRLEKLWNDALSIKKTRTWPVRPLDPLPDLRRFNVGGV; translated from the exons ATGATTGCATATGTAGGTGGCGCACCTTTCCACTGCAGAAC GAAGCCCATTCTACTTTTCGTGGTgctggtggtggtgctgctggTTGTGTTGCTCCAGTATAGTTCCCTGGGCAACCATAATGGACGAGGCGAGTCGTTGCTGGCCTCCCCCTTTGGCATGGCTCCTCCAGCAGCTCCTGAGCAACGGTGGGTCggcgagcagcagcagcagcagcacaagtCGGGTGAAGCCAAGCCTGTCAAGGAACCAGTACACAGTGCCCAAAAGAGCAAAGTTTTCATCCCTGAGCTGCGGTTTGTCCACTTCGACCTGAAGGGGGCACCACCTAAGGTGGCCTATCTCAAGCAGGTGTTTCTGCTCATTCGAGAAGCTGGTGCCAATGGCATCCTATTGGAGTACGAAGACATGTTTCCGTACCATGGCTCATTAGAGCCAATCCGTGCAAAGAATGCTTTCAAGAAGTCAGACATCGAAGAGATTCTGGCAGCTGCCAAGGAAAATAACCTGGAAGTGATCCCTCTGGTGCAGACATTTGGACATTTGGAGTTTGTGCTTAAGCTGCCAGAATTCAGGCATATAAGAGAAGCTGATGAACACCCAACAGCCCTGTGCCCTTCAAGGAATGAGAGCTTCACTGTAGTGAGTACCATTGTAGATCAGGTATTAGAATTGCATCCTAATGTCAAGTGGTTGCACATTGGCTGTGATGAAGTGTTCCACATGGGTTACTGTTCACGTTGTATGCAACGAGACCGGGAAGAACTGTTCCTGACTCATGTTCAGCGTGTGGCACGCCATGTAAGAGACCGTCATGGCAGGGTGCCTATTATATGGGATGACATGCTGCGTCAAATAAGTGCTGAAAAGTTGAAGCCATTGGGTAAGCTTGTAGAGCCCATGGTGTGGTCCTATGTCAAGGATGTGTACCGCTTCATCAGCTACAGCAACTGGGCTACCTACAGCGAAGCATTTGAAGCAATCTGGGCTGCCAGTGCATTTAAGGGTGCGTTTGGTGAAACTTTGACTGTGCCAAATGTACGCATGCACCTTGAAAACAACGAAGGTTGGCTTGAAGTTATGAATGAGCAGCATGCCAAGTTCCCTCACTTCAGAGGCATTGTTGTGACTGGCTGGCAGCGCTACGACCACTTTGCGACGTTGTGTGAGCTCTTTCCTGCTGGCCTGCCATCCCTGATACTCAACCTGCTGGTGCTGTCCAATGGTGCGTACAGCACTGAACTGCTGTCTCGTTTTCACAGCCTGCTCAAGTGTAGCCACTCCCGGTCGCCAATGGACCTGCAGAATGACCCATACCTTTGGCAGAAGGGCTATGGCTGCTTTTTTCCAGGTTCAGCAGTGTTCCGCCTGACGCAGACGCACAGTGAAGCCATCAAGAAGGCCGACGACTACATGCACGACGTGACAATAGGCAAAGCCTGGATCACGGAGTACAATATTCGTCGCAACCTGACGCTGCCCAGCCGCGTGGACCAAGTGCTTGAAGAACACTCGTCCACACTTTACACCCTCACCTCGCTCATACATCAAGCGCGTGACGTGCTGCGCGAAGTTTTCGATGAGTACACTGTGGCCGAGTGGATCGAGCAGAACATCTACCCGTGGGTGCTGCGCCTGGAGAAGCTGTGGAATGATGCCCTGTCCATCAAGAAGACGCGCACTTGGCCCGTGCGGCCACTCGACCCGCTGCCCGACCTTCGCCGTTTCAATGTCGGGGGAGTCTGA
- the LOC119175931 gene encoding hexosaminidase D isoform X4 yields MQRTGKPILLFVVLVVVLLVVLLQYSSLGNHNGRGESLLASPFGMAPPAAPEQRWVGEQQQQQHKSGEAKPVKEPVHSAQKSKVFIPELRFVHFDLKGAPPKVAYLKQVFLLIREAGANGILLEYEDMFPYHGSLEPIRAKNAFKKSDIEEILAAAKENNLEVIPLVQTFGHLEFVLKLPEFRHIREADEHPTALCPSRNESFTVVSTIVDQVLELHPNVKWLHIGCDEVFHMGYCSRCMQRDREELFLTHVQRVARHVRDRHGRVPIIWDDMLRQISAEKLKPLGKLVEPMVWSYVKDVYRFISYSNWATYSEAFEAIWAASAFKGAFGETLTVPNVRMHLENNEGWLEVMNEQHAKFPHFRGIVVTGWQRYDHFATLCELFPAGLPSLILNLLVLSNGAYSTELLSRFHSLLKCSHSRSPMDLQNDPYLWQKGYGCFFPGSAVFRLTQTHSEAIKKADDYMHDVTIGKAWITEYNIRRNLTLPSRVDQVLEEHSSTLYTLTSLIHQARDVLREVFDEYTVAEWIEQNIYPWVLRLEKLWNDALSIKKTRTWPVRPLDPLPDLRRFNVGGV; encoded by the exons ATGCAACGCACGGG GAAGCCCATTCTACTTTTCGTGGTgctggtggtggtgctgctggTTGTGTTGCTCCAGTATAGTTCCCTGGGCAACCATAATGGACGAGGCGAGTCGTTGCTGGCCTCCCCCTTTGGCATGGCTCCTCCAGCAGCTCCTGAGCAACGGTGGGTCggcgagcagcagcagcagcagcacaagtCGGGTGAAGCCAAGCCTGTCAAGGAACCAGTACACAGTGCCCAAAAGAGCAAAGTTTTCATCCCTGAGCTGCGGTTTGTCCACTTCGACCTGAAGGGGGCACCACCTAAGGTGGCCTATCTCAAGCAGGTGTTTCTGCTCATTCGAGAAGCTGGTGCCAATGGCATCCTATTGGAGTACGAAGACATGTTTCCGTACCATGGCTCATTAGAGCCAATCCGTGCAAAGAATGCTTTCAAGAAGTCAGACATCGAAGAGATTCTGGCAGCTGCCAAGGAAAATAACCTGGAAGTGATCCCTCTGGTGCAGACATTTGGACATTTGGAGTTTGTGCTTAAGCTGCCAGAATTCAGGCATATAAGAGAAGCTGATGAACACCCAACAGCCCTGTGCCCTTCAAGGAATGAGAGCTTCACTGTAGTGAGTACCATTGTAGATCAGGTATTAGAATTGCATCCTAATGTCAAGTGGTTGCACATTGGCTGTGATGAAGTGTTCCACATGGGTTACTGTTCACGTTGTATGCAACGAGACCGGGAAGAACTGTTCCTGACTCATGTTCAGCGTGTGGCACGCCATGTAAGAGACCGTCATGGCAGGGTGCCTATTATATGGGATGACATGCTGCGTCAAATAAGTGCTGAAAAGTTGAAGCCATTGGGTAAGCTTGTAGAGCCCATGGTGTGGTCCTATGTCAAGGATGTGTACCGCTTCATCAGCTACAGCAACTGGGCTACCTACAGCGAAGCATTTGAAGCAATCTGGGCTGCCAGTGCATTTAAGGGTGCGTTTGGTGAAACTTTGACTGTGCCAAATGTACGCATGCACCTTGAAAACAACGAAGGTTGGCTTGAAGTTATGAATGAGCAGCATGCCAAGTTCCCTCACTTCAGAGGCATTGTTGTGACTGGCTGGCAGCGCTACGACCACTTTGCGACGTTGTGTGAGCTCTTTCCTGCTGGCCTGCCATCCCTGATACTCAACCTGCTGGTGCTGTCCAATGGTGCGTACAGCACTGAACTGCTGTCTCGTTTTCACAGCCTGCTCAAGTGTAGCCACTCCCGGTCGCCAATGGACCTGCAGAATGACCCATACCTTTGGCAGAAGGGCTATGGCTGCTTTTTTCCAGGTTCAGCAGTGTTCCGCCTGACGCAGACGCACAGTGAAGCCATCAAGAAGGCCGACGACTACATGCACGACGTGACAATAGGCAAAGCCTGGATCACGGAGTACAATATTCGTCGCAACCTGACGCTGCCCAGCCGCGTGGACCAAGTGCTTGAAGAACACTCGTCCACACTTTACACCCTCACCTCGCTCATACATCAAGCGCGTGACGTGCTGCGCGAAGTTTTCGATGAGTACACTGTGGCCGAGTGGATCGAGCAGAACATCTACCCGTGGGTGCTGCGCCTGGAGAAGCTGTGGAATGATGCCCTGTCCATCAAGAAGACGCGCACTTGGCCCGTGCGGCCACTCGACCCGCTGCCCGACCTTCGCCGTTTCAATGTCGGGGGAGTCTGA